One stretch of Alcaligenes aquatilis DNA includes these proteins:
- a CDS encoding inositol monophosphatase family protein, whose amino-acid sequence MPLSRLPLSACLDAAVTAAHAAAAILQAYASDRSSLVISNKMHNDLVSQADHEAEQACISVLMERTPDIDIVAEESGGVNTGRPTWYIDPLDGTTNFLHGIPHYAVSVALIAPAGTQMDNGVLAQDTPVIAVVYDPNREELFTAMYGVGAWLNGSRIQTSSSKKLADSVLATGFPFRDFSFSDQYMPSLNVAITGSRGVRRMGAAALDLAWVACGRYDGYWEMGLAPWDVAAGTLLVREAKGVCQDLYQEEPWPVSGHVYAGNAHIADELLGMVRPSLTQRPTKPKP is encoded by the coding sequence GCCTGGACGCTGCTGTTACTGCAGCCCATGCCGCCGCCGCTATTTTACAAGCCTATGCGTCGGACCGTAGCTCTCTGGTGATCAGCAACAAAATGCACAACGATCTGGTGTCACAAGCCGATCACGAAGCCGAACAGGCCTGCATCAGTGTGTTGATGGAACGCACTCCAGACATTGATATCGTGGCCGAAGAAAGCGGCGGTGTGAATACAGGCCGCCCCACCTGGTATATCGACCCGCTCGATGGCACCACCAATTTCTTGCACGGCATCCCGCACTATGCCGTTTCGGTCGCCCTGATTGCGCCTGCTGGCACCCAAATGGACAACGGCGTTCTAGCCCAGGACACCCCAGTCATTGCCGTGGTCTACGACCCCAATCGCGAAGAGCTGTTTACAGCCATGTACGGGGTGGGCGCCTGGTTAAATGGCAGCCGTATTCAAACATCCTCATCGAAAAAACTGGCGGATTCGGTATTGGCCACCGGCTTTCCATTTCGCGACTTTTCTTTTTCCGACCAGTACATGCCCAGCCTGAACGTCGCCATTACCGGCAGCCGTGGGGTACGTCGCATGGGTGCCGCCGCGCTGGATCTGGCCTGGGTCGCTTGCGGCCGTTACGACGGATACTGGGAAATGGGCTTGGCCCCCTGGGACGTTGCTGCGGGTACTTTGCTGGTGCGTGAAGCCAAGGGCGTGTGCCAGGACCTGTATCAGGAAGAGCCCTGGCCCGTCAGTGGCCACGTCTACGCAGGCAATGCCCACATTGCCGATGAATTGCTGGGCATGGTGCGCCCGTCGCTGACACAGCGTCCGACCAAACCCAAACCTTAA